The following nucleotide sequence is from Toxoplasma gondii ME49 chromosome IV, whole genome shotgun sequence.
CCACTGAACGCACACACACCAAAGGCGGCGGCACACCACAGACGCAAAACGCGTTTTCCGGCCCACAGTGCACCTTAGGAAAAACTGCTGTCGCAGTGAGGTGCAGCCGCGCTGgcaacacacacagagaaaacagaggcaaaAGCTTCCTCCCTTGGCAACCTCGGGAGCTCCAAAACAGTGCCATATCCGGAAGAAGAGTCACAGAGTCAGTCAGAGATAAGGTCACAtgcgtccttcttcgctgtgcaAACGCGTTCTGCAACCTCTACCTTCAGCATCGATGAGGCAAACGCACTTACTTGCCGTCCCGAACACGGTCAGCCGAACGACAGGTCTCCACGCGGCGGGTCGTTTCCACCTCGCCCTAgaaagtgtctcctcgccttgaCCGGCTGTCGTCTTCGaacgtgtctcctctccctggTCTGAGTTCGCCTCAGTCTCCCATGGACGCGCCGAGTCTAGCAGCTCTCGAATTGAGAAGCGAAtaacgaagagaaacgctaggttggagaaaacgagaaggaccGTGAGAAAAGCGACATACCAGCGCGGGAGAAGTTCctcgtcgcatgcagcgccgcCAACCCCCAAAGTGCACCGGCAGTAGTTGAGGCGGAAGCCGTCCACGAAGCCTAGGGGCCAACAGTGACCTCGATGACAGGTctggaaaaggaggaaaaaagcAACATGCAAATACGAACTGGAGAGGTGCAAGACGCcgacacagagacggagTAAGGAAACTACACAGCTGACTAGAGAAATACAAGTGGAGGCGAATGAGAGTGTGCCTGACTCGATGGAAGCTTCCGGACACGACCTCCCTTCCACCTTCAGTATCCAGAATCACTCTCGCACCTCGGCAAGGGTCTCTGCTGCCAATTCCCCTACtgccgagaaacgcgaacgcAGACAACGAATACCCTTTTTTCAGGCCCCACTGAGCCTCAGGGTAAGAAAAAAAGTTACACAGAACACATGTTCCAACCAAGAAGCCGAAGGAAGCCATTCTCACCTGCTCGCACGGCTCGTCTGCGAGGAACTGCGCCTTGAGAAAGACCCCTGGCGAGTTGTTTCCCCACCGCAGGTCTTGCGCTTCATGTTGCGAAAAGGTGGTTTCTGAaacagcttctcttctggcCTCATACTTCTGCAGCTCGTCTCTGTTCGCCTCTTGGTCGATCTCCGTCATCATCAGAAATCGATTTATTTCTCGCTTTAAATTGTCGTTAGCGGACACGACTACGGAGCGTCTGAAGAGCCGCCAGGAGGCCAGATGGCGGCCAGGGCGGAAGTTCCACGACGGCGCCACAGTCGCTTCGTAGAGAAACTCGACTCCGGCTCCGACTTTTTTTGCCAAGGAAAAAGTCCGAGATGGAGACCtaggagagaaagacgaagcctCGCCACTTGCGGACAACCCcccagaaagagaagaatccATCACagccgcgagagaggaaaagcgggaagaagaagcgtccTCTGAGACACGCGACCTGTTCGTGTCTAGGCTTtggctgcttctctcttgcacCTCGTCTGCGAACTCGCGTTTGTCAGTTCGCACCCTGTCAACCGCGAagctccttcgtctgctgacgtcgtctgtctcctcgtctgcccCCAACTCCATGACTACTGGCATGACTACTGGCGTACCCCCGCTCGAATTGTCTCCAGCGAGCTCAACAGTCCCCCGCTTCGCTCCGCCCGCGACAGCAGAGCGACACGCGAACGGAAGTCGCCAGCGATGCGCCACAACTGTGTCTGTCGCACTGCCCCAATGGGTGTTGAACGCTTgatctctcgtttcttctttcgcggccTCCAGCTCGTCTGGTCGTGCGCGTCGAAAGGGAGCAGCTTCTCGCCGCAAAAGAAACTCCacagtgaagaaggagaccaCGACGTCGGTCTCTGgcgcctctgtcgctgtccCGCTCGCATGTTGACGAGACCTCGCCCTCTCGACCGCCTCCAAATCTCTCTTCACCGGACCTGCAGTCGGCGCTGCGCGCTCGAAGGGCACTCGGGCCTCCTGCGAAGCGACAGGAGCTCCCCGCGAGTCGGTCTTCGTCCATGTCTGGGAAGGCGATGAATGCAGTCGATCGGAGGCCGTCGCGCTAGCCATGCCGCTCAACTCGTGTTCCTCGCGTTGTTGCTGCGATTCCCCCCCCTCTGCCCGTTCGAAggcagtgtctcctttctcctccctgcTGTCGCCGACGCGCTGCGTTCCAGGCTTGCCCGCGTCGCCTACCTCCTGCTGGCGAGCCTTCTGgcctctctttttcaccAATTCAGAGTCTTCGCGTTCTGCTCGCAacctcgcttcttcctgctgcCAGTCAGCCTCCTCGCAGACGAACTGCGGACTCCGCCAGATGTCTCCCGCATCGAGTTTGAGGAGCAGGGCGACCCCTCCGGAGACGTCTGATGGCGAAAAGAACAGCTCTGCGAGAGCCGGTCTCTCGGCGGTCTCCGGcccgagagacagcgcgagacTCTGCAGAAGATTCGGCTGAAAAATGGGGAGCAGCggacgagaaaaggacaaCAGCGGCGTCGCACACCAGGTGTCGCACACACCTGATGAACGAGAACAGGGACAccacgaaggagacgaatgcggtgaagaacgaggaagggaggaaggaggagaagagcgactggaaaagacagaagaaaggataagaaaagaagagaatgaaggcgagggaagagCCGGAGACACaagggggaggaagagaagagaagatcgGGCGGAGGGACAGGAGGTGCACCCGTGTTgggaagaaagggaggaaggtggagaaacaGGATAAGAAAGGGAAGTCGATTGCGTTGATTGTCGTTTCGAGGAAACTGGCGCCTGAGGCACTTCAGTCTCTTCGCTCCAACTTGTTGAAAATAGAGAGAGAATCGGCGAAATCATcccggagaagagagaagaaaagcgaacaaCCGTGGGAGAAAAGACATCTAAAGCCGGGCTCGTCTCGGCGAAGAATCCCCCGTTATTTGCTCTACTGCCTGAGTCTCCCCGCTCTCCAGTTCGTCCTCGACCATGCGAAAAGCTCGGTTGAGGAAATGTCGAGCTCTGACGTtgcctcgcttccttcgcgCCCGCTGTCTCCCATGTGTCGCGACACTGCGCCGCAAGCATTCGCGCTCTGCACGAGTGACGGCGGATGAAAAAGGGCACCTTGGAGAAAGTCTCGAGAGACGGCTCTCCGTCCACTGAAGCAGCTggcgaaagacgagaagaacgcggagcagtgggagaagaaacagtgaGAGCCGCGTGGTTTTGGGGGGAGCCGAAGTCCCCCAAGTCGACGCTTTCAGAGCTGAAAATTACACGCTCCAACGGCATCGTCGTGTTCAGGTAGAACGTGAACGCCCACGGGCCTCGGGATGGGAGATCGAAAGTGATTCTCtgggaaaggagaaacaaggtGCGATCCaaagtgtctctctctgttgtctctcgctcttccttccgCCTATCCTCTCGCATTCGAGAGGCTCCACCGACCGCGCGCtccgtttccctctccttactcatctcctctcttctcgcgttctccatgccttcgctgtctgtctcttcgactCCCTCAGTCGACAACACACCAGGCAGAGGTATTCCATGCTTCCCCGCTGCTGTGTCGCCTCCTCGGCGTCCGCTAGACTCCCCAGAAAGTTCGCGCCTCTGCACACCTTCTGTCTGAGGTGgagttctctccttctctacAGACGCGCCCTCggtctgtcttcgtctcccgcgttcttctctctcggattTGTTTGCGGCCGCCTGGTCCCAAAATTGAGGGCCGACGCCCTCCCTCCGAGCAGGCGACGGCGTCTCACGGTGGACAACGAGCAAGGGGGCAATCCGCCAGGAAAGTGTGACCGTGTGTGCAGCCTTTTGAATTGCCTCAGGAAGTCTTTCTTGAGGAACGACGAACGTCCACTCGCGTGTTTGTCTTCCCCCTTCTGCCgacttctcctctccagcactcctgccgccttctctcttggcggatcgctgtctcggcttcAAGATGTCGACGGCGCGCAGAtcaaagaaacgcgagagagtcgccgacacagacgaaaacTCTTCTGCTTCCATTTCCTGCGTCGATAGCCTCCTCAGAGCGTCCCcgttcctcgcgtctccctgggcctctgcttcttgttTGTTTCCTCGCCCCTCTTGCTCAGAAAGAACGTCcccctgtttctcctctctctgaacTCCTCCTCTGTGCACGGCTTCactgaagaaggagcaagTATCCAGCGACGTAAGAAGGCCTCTCTCCTCATTCTCCCTTTGAAAGGTCGAGACAGGCGCCCCTGAGAAATTCACGCGAATGCATGCAATTGGAAAAGGCGGCGAGCCGGAAGCAcctgaagacgaggaagactcagaagacgaagaaggtgaaaaagaaaaaggatttgaaacagacgaagaaggcgcagcgacCTGAGGTGGAAGTGAAAGAACTTGATGCCACTCGAAGGAGAAGGTCGGCGCTGCCTTCAGTTGGtaaggaggagagacgcgcttTCGAGGAAATCGCAAACGAAAACCAGGTGGGTGCGTTCTGccaagacgagagagagaagatggcGGGGACAATGGAAGCGGAGAGCCTTCGTCCCGAAAGGCATCCAGTCTTCCCTCAACTTCCCCACCCTCCACCACCACCTCCTGCAACAGCGTTTTCGGcgtgaaaaagaagaagcgggtGAATTGACTGTCGACCTCTTTCTCGAAGTTTTTCCCCTGTTCCTGATCTCCTTTTCGAGCCTTTTCGACGGCGTTTGCAACACGatttccgctgtctctgttcgaGGACAAATCCCCTTCAGCTTTGCCTGAGGTTGTTTCGTGTTTCCGCCCCGCCTGAGGCACCTTTGCATGTCGCTTATCACACTCGAGGTTCTCCACCGAGTCTGGCGCAtgcttctccgcctccgaCAATTCTCTCCCCACGGTGTCCAGCCTCTCGGCTCCGtccgctgcgtctccgtgtctcctcgctgagTCTCCAAGCGCCCGGATAAAAGCGCCccccagaggagacaggtcCGGGGCATTTTCCGCTCTCTCGGCTCCTTCAGGGACTGTAgtggcgggagaagagacggtgCTGGGAAGATGGAAGTAGTGGACATTTCCATTCTTTCCTgggtcgagagagaaatccatgttctctcgttcgtcttgGGTGAGCAGCGGGAAAATCCGCAGAAACTTGTCTCCGTGGAAAGACAGGGAGAGCGTCCCAGCGAGAAATGCATCTCTGCCGCGAGGTGTTAACTTTTGCCGATACGACGCGAGTTCGGCAACAGTGCAGGATATGACGAGATAATAGAGTTTCCCgacagggagaaacgaagacacaaGAGACATGGAACCAGCCtcggaaagagaaggggacgcagcagagacggcCGAAGACGCGGAGGCGAAAGGAGGAGGGAAAGCAGGACGTGAACAAGCGCAGGGACGGACGTCGGAAACAGACGACAGGGACGAGCTGAGGGCGTCACCTCCAGACGGATGTgtagaaagagaagaaggcgtaGAAGATaacgacgaagaggatgCAGGAAAGGACGCGGAAGGGGAAtaagcagaagacgaggaggcgagaggagaggaaggagacgagcaCTCAACCGAACgtcgaagaggagagatgcCATCAGCAGGCCAaacgaggggaagaaaaTACGTTCCAGGAGACGCGACTTCCAACCGCAAGTCGTAGTTTACAAACGTTGCTGAAaggcagagcagagagcgaagcgaaaagaagggCACCAAAACAATTCAGcgtgtctcgtcttcgtcgtggTGTACAATTTATTCCTCATTCTAAGGCAtcgcgacacagaaaaactccacagaagacgcgaacgaGGAGTCTACGGAGAAACCAGAAAACACTCTACTCCTGCGACGTTCACGTACAGCACAGCTGCTCCTCGCAAGCGTTCGTCTTCCCTGTTGACATGCGTCACTCTCGAACAAGCTGGCTCTCCCAGAAAACGCAAACTATACATGCATCGGCTACTTTCGCATTTTAcaatctctctctcgtctgcatTTGCCGTCATGCACAACAGGTAACGACCGACGTGAATAAGCACCAGAACGCCTGAATCTACAATCCCTTCATTATCGGCGTATCTACGATCCATACGCTATTTCCCCAAGTTTAGAGATGAAGCCCTGTTGGTACATCCACGAAGCGCATGTTGGACAGGTGGCCAACAGACGCAGGAATTCAAATGCACAGCTGTCTATAGGTGTAGATGTGTTTGCCTCTACTTCGAAATACATTCACATATGTCCACATGCATTTGACACCGTTCACACCCCGTTCTCTGCACTGGTCCAGATAAAAATGAAGCTCCGAGTGCCCTCTTTCATGAGTTAGTTCAGGTCCCTCTCGCTTTTTGGACGTACGTGGCTTGCCCCATCGAAAGAAAAGGACCGCCTTTGTGGGGAGGGAGAAGTGAGAGATGTCGAGTTTCACACTGGCGTGCTCGGACGCAGCGACTTCCCgttcagtttcttcttcgctggccTCCGCGGGGTCCTGTCGAATCTGCGGTTCTCTGTGTCCCGCGAGAGCGTCGAAGACGCTTCCTTCCCCCGTCCGTTTCTCAGCTGCTTGTTTGTTGCGGCGAttttccgtctctgcgtcACCTGAAGACTCCGAATCCGTTCGACTTCCACGCTGACGGTCGACGGGCAGGTGCACCTGCATGCTGCCGACGGCGACAGAGCGATGAGGCATGTTTATGTTTCTGACGAGGATATCCAGGTTGTCAGACGAGGCacctttccccttctccttctcggcttcgtTCTGAGAAAACAAACGATCTGACCCGCGTCCGCGAGGCGGGGCAAAGAGAGCTCCACATGCGTGCTGCCCCTCAAGGTGCGAGGAGAATGGATTGTGTTCGCGCAACGGAGAAGGTACAGATGCAGGTAAAGTCCCCTGATTGTGGTCGTTCCATGTTGGCGGCATGCTCTTCGCAGAATCTGAAGGCGGCAAGCGACGCTGCGTCCCCGCTTCTTGGCTGACAGCGGCTGCAAGACCCGAGGACAGACGGGCGTTTGACGGCGCCGCGCGTCCGGGAGGCTGTCTGTCATTTTCTCCCTCGGAAAAACTAGGAGACAGCCGAGTCGCGACATCTGCGAATGTGGATGGAGCGCTTTGtgcagaggaaagcgaagagaatTCAGGACCGGCGCCTTGGCGTCGTTCTCCAGCTTCGCGAGATATCGGCGAGCTGGCAGGAGCTACGGAAGCCGCAGCATCGCCCAAGACGTTTGCTTCTGACGGAGAAACCGAGTTGGCTGACGGAAAAGGGAGGGCGGGGGAGGTcgaggaaaacaaagagaaagggtCCTCGGAGCCGAAAAAGTCCAGAGGAGTGGGACTAGGACGTTGCCATGGGAAGCCGCCAGTCGCTGCCCCTGTCCAGAGGAGCTGGTACAGCAGATAGCAAGACGGGACGAAACAGCGGAGGGGTCCGGCAGccaggaaaaaagacaggcaagccaggaaacgcagacaaTACGCCATGCTtcgacggcgaagaaaacgcgtcaTCGTTCCGGGGATCGCGGAAACATGGATCAAGCACGCGGCACGGGGAAATGCAACTGCATGACACAGTCGGTGCTCCTCGGGAAGGCACCCGTCCCCCAAAAGCTGTTTTGCGTTATCGAAGAATCATTGCTGCCTatggagagcgaaaaaacTTTGTGGACCGCCAGCTCAGGTGTGGCGAGGTTGAAGAAAAGCGACAAGCAGTGGTAAGTTACTCGCGCGTGATACACGTAGCGTTGCTCAACGGCACGAAGTTCGCGAAGGGAAAATCTGGGAGCTGCtggggacagagagagaggggggcTCGGCCGCACCCACAGatgaagaaacgcgacaagGCACAGCACAGTCCTTTCAGGAGTGATACTGCATAACAGCAAACCGTTGCTACACAACCTGCAAACCGGAAACGCACCGACTTCTCCGAGACAGACAagccaggagacagagagcatgCTCCGAGTTCCCCCCGCCCGCCACAGAAAAGGCAGGGCGTCGTTGGCCAGCGATCTGTTCAAGTGTTTACAGACGTGTGTTTTTTCTTATCCTTCTGAAGTGACACAAAAATAGTTAGAGAGGAATCTTCCCGCGATGAAACAAGAAGCGTACCTTGCACGCGTGCATATATTTTCACGTTTCTTTCGAGGCAAGAAATGCCACACGGCATTGTACTGGCGCTAGTCAGCTGACGGCACCTTCCTCAGAATCAAGACTGCACCCATAGTCAAGGGAGGCAATGTGTCTCTTTTGGCTTTAGGAGCAGAAATGAAGGTTGAAACACGCACGCGTGTGCACTATCTCTAGAAACACTGAATATACTCAATGACTGCACAGGACGCGTCGATGTGCTTCTTGCGGCGCGAAAGTGCACCCCGGGTGACACTTTTCAGATAACAGGTTTGTCGTTACCGGAGTTCGAAAGCTTCAGTACGAAGCATTAACTCAAGGAAGCGAACAAAAGCATAGCAATAGAAGAAGAGATACGATGATTTATACTAAAAACACCGTCTCGCAAGCTGCCCTTTAAGCCAGGCTGCGGTTCACCGTTTACAGCCATGCGAATATGTTCTTGGCTGGCGTTGTGCTGAAGTTCAGCAGAGTTGCGGCAGGAGCCTGCGTGTTACATGAAGGAGCGTGAAAGCAGAAGAATGGGAAATCCAGACACTTTGGCACACCACTACTACTCAGCGTTATCCGAAAGGAGCTACGCTTACTTTCGTCCACGCTCCCGATAGGCCACTAGAAAAAGCCGCCAGTCGGAAGGACAGTTGAAAGTGACAGGGAATGCTAGATGGAAAATAGATAATTCCGTTCCGCAGTTTGGTATGCTTCTGGACGGAGAACAACGTGCGATAGTAGCGCATGGTTGTCGAGAGGCACTCGAGGTCCTACCTTCAGTGATAAGTGGGTAGTTGTCTAGCTGAAACGTAGTCTGAACAGGAGTTGCGGTCACCAGGGACTCTCACGCAAGCATTCCGTACAGACTAAAATGCAGATGGGACTACTAAAgtgaatatcatgatatttgTACAGCTTGTATACAAGTGACGGTTTTTCACCTCTACGCCAGATTCCTCTACACTTATCGCGCGATACTTGGTCATGAAAGTGCACAAGAGATCTTGGATCTGTTTGGAACTCTTCAGTTGTCAGAGGATCGATATCACTTACAGCAGGAACCACCTGTTGTGCGTCGTTTCGTCACAGTGTGTCCTGAATCGAGTTACGTATCCTATTGGAGGTGTTCTtgcgtcgcttctccttcgtgctTTTGCGGTACGAGTCCAAGAAAGAGATACCGCCACACCGGGACTGCGTCGTCCGTAGGGAGAGAACCGAAAGTGAATCTTGCAAAAACGGTTACTTGGTAACAGGCCCCGCTGCGATGGAGTCTGCTTTTTAAGTTTTATGTCGCAAAAAAATACGGTAAATTAGCGGAAACCCCACGAGCGACCCCGAGAGAATCGACGGCAAACAACCTTCATCTGGCATTCCGCGCAGTCACccgagtctctcttccctggCAAATCGTTCCTGCTCGTTTCGCTTTGACTAAACCCTGCAGAAGCTGCCTCTTCCCCCGCCGCTTCTTTCCCGCAAGCGGAGAATAACGTTGACATTTACGCTTGGAGCCGTTTCTGCATTGCAAGTGTTCGACACACCACTGAGCGCGACGCCCTCACAGCtgccgcgtctcttctctgcaacGTTTGCGCCAGTGTCCAACAGCACATCAGAACCCTCTGCTTCCGTTCCCACGCTTTTTCCCCCCGGCGCAGCTTTTGTATCTCGATATCGACCACCGACATTGCCCGTTGCTGTAGCGTAAACGCCTGAGTGATGGGTGGAATTTCCGCTGCTGGGGTAGAGCTCCAGCAGGATCTTCGCGCTACCCTCACAAAGGCGGTCCGGTCTGCAGACTGGCTGacagtttcttcttgcaCATGTGTTTCATACGAACAACCACGCCATGGGGAATGCATGTaaagcagaaggaaaaatCAGGGAAACTCATCCGCCTTCGAAACTGGAGACGAGCGACTCAACAGAGGCAGAAATCATGGCCCAACGTCGGGCGGCGGTAAGACTCGAACGCTGAGTGTCCGTAATCTTTGTTCCCATGCTTGCTGCGTTTTGGATCCATTCGTCAGTTGGAAGAGAGTGTCGCCTTTCTACCTCGAGGGGGATAGGCTCAAGCCCGTCCGAACTGTTTTTTATGGTTGCGAACGATTGTACACCATAGCCTTCAACAGTTGTCGCTAGATGAGCAGAGGGCCGGTGCCTTCGGTCGGAAAACGTGGGTCAACGAGCAGCTTCTAGGTTCAATGAATACGAGATCCGCTGAGTTCTTGTGTCACTGTTTTCTCACCTCAGTCTCTT
It contains:
- a CDS encoding hypothetical protein (encoded by transcript TGME49_211640~Predicted trans-membrane domain (TMHMM2.0):2015-2038:2087-2107:2126-2160:2172-2192), which encodes MTRFLRRRSMAYCLRFLACLSFFLAAGPLRCFVPSCYLLYQLLWTGAATGGFPWQRPSPTPLDFFGSEDPFSLFSSTSPALPFPSANSVSPSEANVLGDAAASVAPASSPISREAGERRQGAGPEFSSLSSAQSAPSTFADVATRLSPSFSEGENDRQPPGRAAPSNARLSSGLAAAVSQEAGTQRRLPPSDSAKSMPPTWNDHNQGTLPASVPSPLREHNPFSSHLEGQHACGALFAPPRGRGSDRLFSQNEAEKEKGKGASSDNLDILVRNINMPHRSVAVGSMQVHLPVDRQRGSRTDSESSGDAETENRRNKQAAEKRTGEGSVFDALAGHREPQIRQDPAEASEEETEREVAASEHASVKLDISHFSLPTKAVLFFRWGKPPTFVNYDLRLEVASPGTYFLPLVWPADGISPLRRSVECSSPSSPLASSSSAYSPSASFPASSSSLSSTPSSLSTHPSGGDALSSSLSSVSDVRPCACSRPAFPPPFASASSAVSAASPSLSEAGSMSLVSSFLPVGKLYYLVISCTVAELASYRQKLTPRGRDAFLAGTLSLSFHGDKFLRIFPLLTQDERENMDFSLDPGKNGNVHYFHLPSTVSSPATTVPEGAERAENAPDLSPLGGAFIRALGDSARRHGDAADGAERLDTVGRELSEAEKHAPDSVENLECDKRHAKVPQAGRKHETTSGKAEGDLSSNRDSGNRVANAVEKARKGDQEQGKNFEKEVDSQFTRFFFFTPKTLLQEVVVEGGEVEGRLDAFRDEGSPLPLSPPSSLSRLGRTHPPGFRLRFPRKRVSPPYQLKAAPTFSFEWHQVLSLPPQVAAPSSSVSNPFSFSPSSSSESSSSSGASGSPPFPIACIRVNFSGAPVSTFQRENEERGLLTSLDTCSFFSEAVHRGGVQREEKQGDVLSEQEGRGNKQEAEAQGDARNGDALRRLSTQEMEAEEFSSVSATLSRFFDLRAVDILKPRQRSAKREGGRSAGEEKSAEGGRQTREWTFVVPQERLPEAIQKAAHTVTLSWRIAPLLVVHRETPSPARREGVGPQFWDQAAANKSEREERGRRRQTEGASVEKERTPPQTEGVQRRELSGESSGRRGGDTAAGKHGIPLPGVLSTEGVEETDSEGMENARREEMSKERETERAVGGASRMREDRRKEERETTERDTLDRTLFLLSQRITFDLPSRGPWAFTFYLNTTMPLERVIFSSESVDLGDFGSPQNHAALTVSSPTAPRSSRLSPAASVDGEPSLETFSKVPFFIRRHSCRARMLAAQCRDTWETAGAKEARQRQSSTFPQPSFSHGRGRTGERGDSGSRANNGGFFAETSPALDVFSPTVVRFSSLFSGMISPILSLFSTSWSEETEVPQAPVSSKRQSTQSTSLSYPVSPPSSLSSQHGCTSCPSARSSLLFLPLVSPALPSPSFSSFLILSSVFSSRSSPPSSLPRSSPHSSPSWCPCSRSSGVCDTWCATPLLSFSRPLLPIFQPNLLQSLALSLGPETAERPALAELFFSPSDVSGGVALLLKLDAGDIWRSPQFVCEEADWQQEEARLRAEREDSELVKKRGQKARQQEVGDAGKPGTQRVGDSREEKGDTAFERAEGGESQQQREEHELSGMASATASDRLHSSPSQTWTKTDSRGAPVASQEARVPFERAAPTAGPVKRDLEAVERARSRQHASGTATEAPETDVVVSFFTVEFLLRREAAPFRRARPDELEAAKEETRDQAFNTHWGSATDTVVAHRWRLPFACRSAVAGGAKRGTVELAGDNSSGGTPVVMPVVMELGADEETDDVSRRRSFAVDRVRTDKREFADEVQERSSQSLDTNRSRVSEDASSSRFSSLAAVMDSSLSGGLSASGEASSFSPRSPSRTFSLAKKVGAGVEFLYEATVAPSWNFRPGRHLASWRLFRRSVVVSANDNLKREINRFLMMTEIDQEANRDELQKYEARREAVSETTFSQHEAQDLRWGNNSPGVFLKAQFLADEPCEQTCHRGHCWPLGFVDGFRLNYCRCTLGVGGAACDEELLPRWYVAFLTVLLVFSNLAFLFVIRFSIRELLDSARPWETEANSDQGEETRSKTTAGQGEETLSRARWKRPAAWRPVVRLTVFGTAMVASSMYHLCFDGDRCFVLSPMDWQNLDFLFSFFSILLVLVALSRLPVSLEFFLVGVSFAVLSRATLATRRRSATVSRLFVSLSLLLLLRLFGAFPRRWKERRRQRRLLSPAAWRCRRLLLTAMARAIEAERASRKQQGSMETGRGAVWGGVPTEFEEGPVRGERRSGLVESREARNERRRDLERAETAWTADAEEGKDGMSSPHVRESVAFLQKCLLVCQDFFVVLGTQVVEGVADPLSLLLGISLAALGVSAFVFFETNENYAFVHSLWHVTIELSPFFCLRGLAPSRAAPVLAALQTPRKKRRQEETGSEQGREEREPELVHEARAEGREGKGNASVTGKEERRQASLQMASESKGSGETLVDAGVEPRQGGFFRRRFPGLTRVQAAVSEFCGSRKHEDVSAISWKTLLARAVAEATELKWQLETGDAEKAAGGFAEEAGRTPHTRRGGGEMSEGGKGAGDAVHKRCLSSRLAERFNKEKGDREDSDRGHLAGPLIEASAKASCRSQLVGTDRRNPSEPLELSSSRCGQTGEAHGGDKEASFVVNTVDDDPHADPPTSLSADQVNQVAFLLWRQLALHKRCESVGRKGRVMFQHPNGFQRTVASYERANSHVSSSHSGNVVGLRCAASESTTVSASPSSSASPSSPAAYSPPCSSRSPRHSSLPSSSSSPPSSSLSASSSSSPPSPSSSSYASSSLSSSSSSAPATSSAHPSGSPLLPVPVCRSSGASLGGECLWCAVAGRLSALDVAAIQGVMVCLRAKKMVSKLSGNVGCS